Proteins encoded within one genomic window of Candidatus Brevundimonas colombiensis:
- the mnhG gene encoding monovalent cation/H(+) antiporter subunit G — protein sequence MTEPDMPAWVAFVVVGLAVAGSALSLLGAVGLTRLKTFYERVHAPTLGATLGMALILLASIVWFTTVERRFMPREILIGLFLTVTTPVTLILLARAALFRDRTEKAETADEADKKKPGKGAPG from the coding sequence ATGACCGAACCTGACATGCCTGCGTGGGTCGCCTTCGTCGTCGTGGGTCTGGCGGTCGCCGGTTCGGCCCTGTCGCTGTTGGGCGCGGTCGGCCTGACGCGGTTGAAGACCTTTTACGAGCGGGTCCACGCCCCCACCCTGGGGGCGACACTGGGCATGGCGTTGATCCTGCTGGCCTCTATCGTCTGGTTCACCACGGTCGAGCGGCGGTTCATGCCGCGCGAAATCCTGATCGGTCTGTTCCTGACGGTGACGACGCCGGTGACGCTGATCCTGCTGGCCCGCGCCGCCCTGTTCCGAGACCGCACGGAGAAGGCCGAAACCGCAGACGAGGCGGACAAAAAGAAGCCCGGCAAGGGAGCGCCGGGCTGA
- a CDS encoding TIGR00730 family Rossman fold protein: MSLPPVSFLPFDGSSVCLFCGASETADPAYTEAAYAFGRATAEAGWRLVYGGGGVGLMGASARGAHEAGGRVVGIMPAFLRSRERLFDEVETVVVTSMHERKQLMYDQSDAFVVAPGGIGTLEEVVELLSWKRLDLHHKPVVFLNLNGFWDGFFALMRHSVDEGMTPPSFLDAWTVADTVEEALALIQSPDAAQPQKHDRR, translated from the coding sequence ATGTCCCTGCCCCCCGTTTCGTTCCTGCCCTTCGACGGCTCATCCGTCTGCCTGTTCTGCGGCGCCTCCGAGACCGCCGATCCCGCCTATACCGAGGCGGCCTACGCCTTCGGGCGCGCAACGGCTGAGGCGGGCTGGCGGCTGGTCTATGGCGGCGGCGGCGTCGGGCTGATGGGCGCCTCGGCGCGCGGCGCGCACGAGGCCGGGGGCCGGGTCGTCGGCATCATGCCGGCCTTCCTGCGCAGCCGCGAACGTCTGTTCGACGAGGTCGAGACGGTCGTCGTCACCTCGATGCACGAGCGTAAACAGTTGATGTACGATCAGTCCGACGCCTTCGTGGTCGCCCCCGGCGGCATAGGCACGCTGGAAGAGGTGGTCGAACTGCTGTCGTGGAAGCGGCTGGATCTGCATCACAAGCCGGTCGTCTTCCTGAACCTGAACGGTTTCTGGGACGGCTTCTTCGCCCTGATGCGCCACAGCGTGGACGAGGGCATGACCCCGCCGTCCTTCCTGGACGCCTGGACCGTCGCCGATACGGTGGAAGAGGCCTTGGCCCTTATTCAGTCGCCCGACGCCGCCCAGCCGCAGAAACATGATCGTCGGTAA
- the gltX gene encoding glutamate--tRNA ligase: protein MSVKVRFAPSPTGKLHVGNVRTALVNWLFAKGQGGSFVLRIDDTDLGRSTPEFEQGIEDDLTWLGMLWDERYNQSKRFDRYEEAAERLKASGRLYPAYETADELDRRRKVQLSRGLPPIYDRAALELTDEQKAAYEAEGRRPHWRFKLEGKRVAWEDLARGHAEVDTASMSDPVLIREDGLFLYTLPSVVDDIDMAITHIIRGEDHVTNTGAQIEIFEALGAAVPGFAHMPLLVGADGAALSKRLGSLSISDMRDQGYEPIAITSHLGRIGTSDPLEIGQSIAALGAGFAFSKMGRSPARYDTADLDRLNAQALHVMDYDTARPRLQALDADLGETFWSVVRGNLNRFGDVVEMAKIVQGPIQPVIEDAGFIDTAAGLLPDVIDETAWSTWTNAVKAETGAKGKALFMPLRLALTGQAHGPDMAALAPLIGRETIQRRLRGEAA from the coding sequence ATGTCCGTCAAGGTTCGTTTCGCCCCGTCGCCCACGGGTAAGCTGCACGTCGGCAATGTCCGCACCGCCCTGGTGAACTGGCTGTTCGCCAAGGGGCAGGGCGGGTCGTTCGTGCTGCGCATCGACGACACGGACCTGGGCCGTTCGACGCCGGAGTTCGAACAGGGGATCGAGGACGATCTGACCTGGTTGGGGATGCTCTGGGACGAGCGCTATAACCAGTCCAAACGTTTCGACCGTTACGAAGAGGCGGCGGAGCGGCTGAAGGCTTCGGGCCGGCTGTATCCCGCCTATGAGACGGCCGACGAACTGGATCGTCGCCGCAAGGTGCAACTGTCGCGCGGCCTTCCGCCGATCTACGACCGCGCCGCGCTGGAACTGACCGACGAACAGAAGGCCGCCTACGAGGCCGAGGGCCGCCGTCCGCACTGGCGCTTCAAGCTGGAAGGCAAGCGGGTCGCCTGGGAAGACCTGGCGCGCGGCCATGCCGAGGTGGACACCGCCTCGATGTCGGATCCGGTGCTGATCCGCGAGGACGGTCTGTTCCTCTACACCCTGCCGTCGGTGGTGGACGACATCGACATGGCCATCACCCACATCATCCGGGGCGAGGACCACGTCACCAACACCGGCGCCCAGATCGAAATCTTCGAGGCGCTGGGCGCGGCTGTGCCCGGCTTCGCCCATATGCCGCTGCTGGTCGGGGCGGACGGCGCCGCCCTGTCGAAACGCCTGGGTTCGCTGTCGATCAGCGACATGCGCGATCAGGGTTATGAGCCCATCGCCATCACCAGCCATCTGGGCCGGATCGGCACGTCCGATCCGCTGGAGATCGGTCAGTCCATCGCGGCGCTGGGCGCCGGCTTCGCCTTCTCCAAGATGGGCCGATCGCCGGCGCGCTATGACACGGCGGATCTGGACCGGCTGAACGCCCAGGCGCTGCACGTCATGGACTACGACACGGCCAGGCCCCGGCTTCAGGCGCTGGACGCGGACCTGGGCGAGACCTTCTGGTCGGTGGTGCGCGGCAACCTGAACAGGTTCGGCGATGTCGTTGAAATGGCCAAGATCGTTCAAGGGCCGATCCAGCCGGTCATCGAAGATGCAGGCTTCATCGACACGGCCGCCGGCCTTCTGCCCGACGTGATCGACGAGACGGCATGGTCGACCTGGACCAATGCGGTGAAGGCCGAGACGGGCGCCAAGGGCAAGGCGCTGTTCATGCCGCTGCGTCTGGCGCTGACGGGCCAGGCGCACGGGCCGGACATGGCGGCCTTGGCGCCGCTGATCGGGCGTGAGACCATTCAGCGACGTCTGAGAGGCGAGGCGGCCTGA
- the dksA gene encoding RNA polymerase-binding protein DksA — protein MNALASVVTDESGRYRPSDDEPFMNERQQAYFKKKLLDWKDDILRESKGTVVNLKAETENHPDLVDRASSESDRALELRTRDRQRKLISKIDDALRRIEDGSYGYCEDTGEPIGLGRLEARPTATLSVEAQERHERRERVHRDD, from the coding sequence ATGAACGCTTTGGCGTCCGTTGTGACCGACGAATCCGGCCGATACCGCCCGTCCGACGACGAGCCGTTCATGAACGAACGGCAGCAGGCCTATTTCAAGAAGAAGCTGCTGGACTGGAAGGACGACATCCTTCGCGAGTCCAAGGGCACGGTGGTCAATCTGAAGGCCGAGACCGAGAACCACCCCGATCTGGTGGATCGCGCCTCGTCCGAATCCGACCGCGCGCTGGAGTTGCGCACCCGTGACCGCCAGCGAAAGCTGATCTCCAAGATCGACGACGCCTTGCGCCGGATCGAGGACGGCTCCTACGGCTATTGCGAGGATACGGGCGAACCCATCGGCCTGGGCCGTCTGGAGGCCCGTCCGACCGCGACCCTGTCGGTCGAGGCCCAGGAACGGCACGAGCGTCGCGAGCGCGTCCACCGCGACGACTGA
- a CDS encoding flagellar assembly protein FliX codes for MKVVGPNGVSTPTSARATRSTSVFSLGQTAAAAAPPAATASAAAGGVSDVSALMALQGVEGPLERRRRAIRRGGGLLDRLDELKLALLSGDADQASLDRLARSLREERADDGDPGLNAVLDQIDLRASVELAKAEMRGPRG; via the coding sequence ATGAAGGTTGTCGGGCCAAACGGCGTCAGCACGCCGACCAGCGCGCGCGCGACGCGATCGACCAGCGTCTTTTCGCTGGGTCAGACGGCTGCGGCCGCTGCGCCCCCGGCCGCAACGGCCAGCGCCGCCGCCGGGGGCGTGTCGGACGTCTCGGCTCTGATGGCGCTGCAGGGGGTGGAGGGGCCGCTTGAGCGTCGGCGTCGCGCCATCCGCCGGGGCGGCGGGCTGCTGGATCGTCTGGACGAACTGAAACTGGCGCTTTTGAGCGGCGATGCGGACCAGGCTTCGCTGGATCGACTGGCGCGCAGCCTGCGCGAAGAGCGGGCGGACGACGGCGATCCCGGTCTAAACGCGGTGCTGGACCAGATCGACCTGCGCGCCTCGGTCGAACTGGCCAAGGCGGAAATGCGCGGCCCGCGCGGTTGA
- a CDS encoding flagellar basal body P-ring protein FlgI, producing MQNLLARLAACAVVALTVSAGPALAQMQSRIKDIAAVEGVRGNQLVGYGMVMGLNGTGDSLRNCPFTRQSLEGMTERLGVNIRGSNANTKNMAAVMVTADLPAFATPGSRIDVSVASMCDAKSLLGGSLVVTSLQGADGQVYAVAQGSVQTGAVSASGGSGSSVTRGVPTAGRIASGALVERETGFQMANMNEVRLNLRNPDFTTAQRVAAVVNAAYPGAALAENGTVVALRAPAQLGMAGFISRIENLPVSVDTPAKVIIDEVNGVIVMGDAVRISRVAIAQGNLTISVDEQPIVSQPAPFSQGQTAVVPSSQVNVTEDLGTQMRLVGGGANLSTLVNGLNALGVSPRDMISILQAIKAAGALQADIEVM from the coding sequence ATGCAAAATCTGCTTGCCCGCCTTGCCGCCTGCGCCGTCGTCGCCCTGACGGTCTCGGCCGGCCCGGCACTGGCCCAGATGCAGTCGCGCATCAAGGACATCGCCGCAGTCGAGGGCGTGCGCGGCAACCAGTTGGTCGGCTACGGCATGGTCATGGGCCTGAACGGCACGGGCGACAGCCTGCGCAACTGCCCCTTCACGCGCCAGTCGCTGGAAGGCATGACCGAGCGGCTGGGCGTCAATATTCGCGGCTCCAACGCCAACACCAAGAACATGGCCGCCGTGATGGTCACGGCCGACCTGCCCGCCTTCGCCACGCCGGGTTCGCGCATCGATGTGTCGGTCGCCTCCATGTGCGACGCCAAGAGCCTGCTGGGGGGCTCCCTGGTCGTGACCAGCCTGCAGGGCGCCGACGGTCAGGTCTATGCGGTGGCTCAAGGGTCGGTTCAGACCGGCGCCGTGTCGGCCTCGGGCGGATCGGGTTCGTCGGTGACGCGCGGCGTGCCGACGGCCGGCCGCATCGCCTCGGGCGCCCTGGTCGAACGCGAGACAGGCTTCCAGATGGCGAACATGAACGAGGTGCGGCTGAACCTGCGCAACCCGGACTTCACCACCGCTCAGCGCGTCGCCGCCGTCGTCAACGCCGCCTATCCCGGCGCGGCCCTGGCCGAGAACGGCACGGTGGTCGCCCTGCGCGCCCCGGCCCAACTGGGCATGGCGGGCTTCATCAGCCGGATCGAAAACCTGCCGGTCAGCGTCGACACCCCCGCCAAGGTCATCATCGACGAGGTCAACGGCGTCATCGTCATGGGCGACGCCGTGCGCATCTCCCGCGTCGCCATCGCCCAGGGGAATCTGACCATATCGGTGGACGAACAGCCCATCGTCAGCCAGCCCGCTCCTTTCAGCCAGGGCCAGACCGCCGTCGTTCCGTCCAGCCAGGTCAATGTCACGGAAGACCTGGGCACCCAGATGCGCCTGGTGGGCGGCGGGGCCAATCTGTCCACCCTGGTCAACGGCCTGAACGCGCTCGGCGTCAGCCCGCGCGACATGATCAGCATCCTGCAGGCGATCAAGGCCGCCGGCGCCCTGCAGGCCGACATCGAGGTGATGTAA
- a CDS encoding rod-binding protein produces the protein MTDLTVSADLLRPTAAAPVAANREKIKDTAQAFEATFISQMLKPMFDGLSTDGLFGGGQAEETWRSFMLDEMAKTTVKAGGIGLSGPIMSEMLKMQEGRR, from the coding sequence ATGACCGACCTGACCGTTTCGGCCGACCTGTTGCGCCCGACCGCGGCGGCGCCGGTCGCCGCCAACCGCGAAAAGATCAAGGACACCGCCCAGGCCTTCGAGGCCACCTTCATCTCGCAGATGCTGAAGCCGATGTTCGATGGCCTGTCGACGGACGGCCTGTTCGGCGGCGGCCAGGCCGAGGAAACGTGGCGCAGCTTCATGCTGGACGAAATGGCCAAGACGACGGTCAAGGCGGGCGGCATCGGCCTGAGCGGGCCGATCATGTCCGAGATGCTGAAGATGCAGGAGGGACGGCGATGA
- a CDS encoding flagellar basal-body protein FlbY yields MSDKELAQARVRQLIVLTRRLTDRLAAETQAFTERRPQDVAAGLVETQEMANLYRRDTAHVKANPALLRDAPLDDRQTLAEATRIFDTVLNAHARAVDAARQISEGLVRTIAAEVTAARTPASAYAADGRAALGDGRAVAFNRTA; encoded by the coding sequence ATGAGCGACAAGGAACTGGCTCAGGCGCGCGTGCGCCAGCTGATCGTCCTGACCCGTCGGCTGACGGATCGGCTGGCGGCCGAAACCCAGGCCTTCACGGAGCGCCGTCCTCAGGACGTCGCGGCCGGCCTGGTCGAGACCCAGGAGATGGCCAATCTGTATCGACGCGACACCGCCCATGTGAAGGCCAACCCCGCCCTGCTGCGCGACGCCCCGCTGGACGATCGCCAGACGCTTGCGGAGGCCACGCGGATCTTCGACACCGTGCTGAACGCCCACGCCCGCGCGGTCGATGCGGCCCGCCAGATTTCGGAGGGCCTGGTCCGCACCATCGCCGCAGAGGTCACCGCCGCCCGCACCCCGGCCAGCGCCTACGCCGCGGACGGCCGTGCGGCTCTAGGCGACGGGCGCGCCGTGGCTTTCAATCGGACGGCCTGA
- a CDS encoding EAL domain-containing protein, which produces MTLTTRLLGLAFASADTLVEVDPQGVVAFAIGAGAVTGEDAGATWTGRPLLDLLHDGSAILASVQDMKPGVRIAPTPILVAAGPDRVRRASFRAFVLPQMAPAVSCAIAYEGPAFATADLETRPLMQPDEFLNDAGRVLNANPDLALSFLDIKGLEAVGEDIAGRLNRRIEATLQSAAVQGSGAAQLTNVRFALLRPTNDRRDIAAEIVEAGRAEGLSLGAEAFNSPVPPGSDSLCVLRAMRFAIEGCLKGDGLANPQIAFADSLKRTFREAETFRSVVQSREFQVHYQPIVHLDSRAVHHFEALARFNANSGPAEAIRMAEELDLIESFDLAVAEKVLKRMRQPGAGLLKMAINVSGASLGDDTYVEQLLRMTAGAPDERRRLIVEVTETSAVADIEAANRRLANLREAGIKVCIDDFGAGAAAFDYLRKLAVDAVKIDGAIVKDILTEERSKTLLHTIVEMCHSMKLETIGEMIETEAVAAELKSAGVDYGQGWLFGRAEAEPRTQLAAPTMVRRRGTVEAWG; this is translated from the coding sequence ATGACGCTGACCACCCGTCTTCTTGGCTTGGCCTTCGCATCCGCCGACACCCTGGTCGAGGTGGACCCGCAGGGCGTCGTCGCCTTCGCCATCGGCGCGGGGGCCGTGACGGGCGAGGACGCCGGCGCGACCTGGACGGGACGACCGCTTCTGGACCTTCTGCACGATGGGTCGGCGATCCTGGCGTCGGTTCAGGACATGAAGCCGGGCGTGCGGATCGCGCCGACCCCCATATTGGTCGCGGCCGGCCCCGATCGGGTGCGCCGGGCGTCCTTCCGGGCTTTCGTCCTGCCCCAGATGGCCCCGGCGGTATCGTGCGCCATCGCCTATGAAGGACCGGCCTTCGCCACGGCCGATCTCGAAACCCGGCCCCTGATGCAGCCGGACGAGTTCTTGAACGACGCAGGTCGCGTCCTGAACGCCAATCCGGACCTCGCCCTGTCCTTCCTGGACATCAAGGGGCTGGAGGCGGTGGGCGAGGACATCGCGGGCCGTCTGAACCGCCGCATCGAGGCCACGCTGCAATCGGCCGCCGTCCAGGGCTCGGGCGCGGCCCAGTTGACCAACGTCCGTTTCGCCCTGTTGCGCCCGACCAACGACCGCCGCGACATCGCCGCCGAGATCGTCGAGGCGGGCCGCGCCGAGGGACTGTCGCTGGGCGCCGAGGCGTTCAACTCACCGGTGCCGCCGGGTTCCGATTCGCTGTGCGTGCTGCGCGCCATGCGTTTCGCCATCGAGGGCTGTCTGAAGGGCGACGGCCTGGCCAATCCGCAGATCGCCTTCGCCGACTCGCTCAAGCGCACCTTCCGCGAGGCGGAAACCTTCCGTAGCGTGGTGCAGTCGCGCGAGTTCCAGGTCCACTACCAGCCCATTGTCCATCTCGATTCCCGGGCGGTGCACCATTTCGAGGCCCTGGCGCGCTTTAACGCCAACAGCGGCCCGGCCGAAGCGATCCGCATGGCCGAAGAGCTGGATCTGATCGAGTCCTTCGACCTGGCCGTAGCCGAGAAGGTGCTGAAGCGGATGCGCCAGCCGGGCGCGGGCCTGCTGAAGATGGCGATCAACGTCTCCGGCGCGTCGCTGGGCGACGACACCTACGTCGAACAGCTGTTGCGCATGACCGCTGGCGCGCCGGACGAGCGGCGTCGGCTGATCGTCGAAGTCACCGAAACCTCGGCGGTGGCCGATATCGAGGCCGCCAATCGTCGTCTCGCCAACCTGCGCGAGGCGGGTATCAAGGTCTGTATCGACGACTTCGGCGCCGGCGCCGCCGCCTTCGACTATCTGCGCAAACTGGCGGTGGATGCGGTCAAGATCGACGGCGCCATCGTGAAGGACATTTTGACGGAAGAGCGTTCCAAGACCTTGCTCCACACCATCGTCGAGATGTGCCACTCGATGAAGCTGGAAACCATCGGCGAGATGATCGAGACCGAGGCGGTCGCGGCCGAGCTGAAATCGGCTGGCGTGGATTATGGTCAGGGTTGGCTGTTCGGCCGCGCCGAGGCCGAGCCGCGCACCCAGCTGGCCGCCCCGACCATGGTCCGCCGCCGCGGCACGGTCGAAGCCTGGGGCTGA
- a CDS encoding ABC-F family ATP-binding cassette domain-containing protein, with translation MSLTFGPERTGVVGRNGAGKSTLLRLIAGEAAPTGGVVVRSGTVGVLHQRYDPAPDETVARTLGVDQPMAVVTRILAGEASERDLEEADWTLQTRLDEALAAVGLGGLALNRPTASLSGGEQTRLRLAALMMARPDLLLLDEPTNHLDVDARARVAEIVGRWKGGVVAVSHDRSLLRQMDRIVEVASLGVSVHGGGYDAYVAHRAVEREAAARDLVEAERNLTRIGAETQRRNQAKARRDSAGRRQAAKGDQPRIVLGRRAERAENSGARDHLLAQRMTDQAQSALAEAQSRVERTRNLAIPMPPTGLAAGRTVLALDRAVWRAPDGRVVVGPIDLKMIGPERVAVTGANGAGKTSLLLMAAGILEPSEGRVERSARAVLLDQEAALLQADETVIGAWRRLNPGASDNHAHAALARFLFRNTAAHRRVGVLSGGERLRAALACVLTGDAPPQLLILDEPTNHLDLDSIAAVEEALNAYDGAILVVSHDTDFLAALNIDRKISL, from the coding sequence CTGAGCCTGACGTTCGGGCCTGAGCGCACTGGCGTGGTCGGGCGCAACGGCGCGGGCAAAAGCACGCTGCTGCGGCTGATCGCGGGCGAGGCTGCGCCGACGGGCGGCGTGGTCGTGCGATCCGGCACGGTCGGGGTGCTGCACCAGAGGTACGACCCCGCGCCGGATGAAACCGTGGCCCGGACGCTGGGCGTGGACCAGCCGATGGCGGTGGTGACGCGCATTCTGGCCGGCGAGGCGAGCGAGCGCGATCTGGAAGAGGCCGACTGGACGCTGCAGACGCGGCTGGACGAAGCCTTGGCCGCTGTCGGCCTGGGCGGCCTGGCGCTGAATCGGCCTACAGCCAGCCTCAGCGGCGGAGAGCAGACGCGGCTGCGGTTGGCGGCCCTGATGATGGCGCGACCGGATCTGTTGTTGCTGGATGAACCGACCAACCATCTCGATGTCGACGCCAGGGCGCGGGTGGCCGAGATCGTCGGGCGCTGGAAGGGCGGTGTGGTCGCCGTCAGCCACGACCGCAGCCTGCTTCGCCAGATGGACCGCATAGTCGAGGTCGCGAGCCTGGGCGTCAGCGTCCACGGCGGCGGCTATGACGCCTATGTCGCACACCGAGCCGTGGAGCGGGAGGCGGCCGCGCGCGACCTGGTTGAGGCCGAACGCAACCTGACCCGGATCGGCGCCGAAACCCAAAGGCGCAACCAAGCCAAGGCCAGACGCGACTCGGCCGGTCGGCGTCAGGCGGCCAAGGGCGACCAGCCGAGAATCGTTTTGGGACGCCGCGCCGAACGCGCCGAAAACAGCGGCGCCCGCGACCACCTGTTGGCCCAGCGGATGACGGACCAGGCGCAATCCGCCCTGGCCGAGGCGCAGTCGCGGGTGGAGCGGACCCGCAACCTGGCCATCCCCATGCCGCCCACGGGCCTGGCGGCGGGGCGCACGGTGCTGGCGCTGGATCGGGCGGTGTGGCGTGCGCCGGACGGTCGGGTCGTGGTCGGGCCGATTGACCTGAAGATGATCGGGCCGGAACGCGTGGCGGTCACCGGGGCCAATGGCGCGGGCAAGACAAGCCTGTTGCTGATGGCCGCCGGGATCCTGGAGCCGAGCGAAGGACGGGTGGAGCGGTCGGCCCGGGCGGTGTTGCTGGATCAGGAAGCGGCCCTGCTGCAGGCCGACGAGACGGTGATCGGGGCGTGGCGGCGGCTGAACCCCGGCGCGTCGGACAATCACGCCCATGCCGCACTGGCGCGCTTTCTGTTTCGCAATACGGCCGCCCATCGCCGCGTGGGCGTTCTGTCGGGCGGTGAGCGGCTGAGGGCGGCGCTGGCCTGCGTTCTGACGGGTGATGCGCCGCCGCAACTGCTGATCCTGGACGAACCCACCAATCACCTGGATCTCGACTCAATCGCTGCGGTCGAGGAGGCGTTGAACGCCTATGACGGCGCGATATTGGTCGTCAGCCATGACACAGACTTTCTGGCCGCGCTGAACATCGACCGGAAGATCAGCCTGTAG
- a CDS encoding group III truncated hemoglobin, which yields MAKPDPSPYLTLMPSPFRIDDPTGAEARRAAAVQRLRDETGIDEAMIDALVEGFYARVRDDGLIGPIFADRITDWGPHLAQMKLFWSSVALSTGVYQGRPMPKHLPLPIDARHFDRWLEIFVATANDLCPPVAAAHFIERARRIAESLELGIATANGVIPAKGERFIRTPEPWTPE from the coding sequence ATGGCCAAGCCCGATCCCAGCCCCTATCTGACCCTCATGCCCAGTCCGTTCCGCATCGACGATCCCACCGGCGCCGAGGCCCGTCGCGCGGCTGCGGTCCAGCGACTGCGCGACGAGACCGGTATCGACGAGGCCATGATCGACGCCCTGGTCGAGGGTTTCTACGCCCGCGTCCGCGACGACGGTCTGATCGGCCCCATCTTCGCCGATCGCATCACCGACTGGGGTCCGCATCTGGCGCAGATGAAACTGTTCTGGTCGTCCGTCGCCTTGTCCACCGGCGTCTATCAGGGCCGACCCATGCCCAAACACCTGCCCCTGCCCATCGACGCGCGCCATTTCGACCGCTGGCTGGAGATTTTCGTCGCCACGGCCAATGACCTGTGTCCGCCTGTCGCCGCCGCCCATTTCATCGAACGCGCCCGCCGCATCGCCGAGAGTTTGGAACTGGGCATCGCCACCGCCAACGGCGTGATTCCGGCCAAGGGCGAACGGTTCATCCGCACGCCCGAACCCTGGACACCGGAATAG